From the genome of Oncorhynchus mykiss isolate Arlee unplaced genomic scaffold, USDA_OmykA_1.1 un_scaffold_190, whole genome shotgun sequence:
gtttttcacctggtcagggaatctgaaacaacacaagagaatacacacaggggagaagccttaccactgctctcagtgtggcaagtgtttcaACCTGTCAGGGGatctgaaacaacatgagagaatacacactggggagaagcctTATCGCTGCTCCatgtgtggaaagtgtttcaaccagtcaggACACCTGAAAACCCATGAGctaatacacacaggggagaattcttaccactgctcccagtgtggaaagtgtttcaaacGGTCAGTTGATCTAAAAAAACAcgaaagaatacacacaggagagaagccttaccactgctcccagtgtggaaagggttgtTACCGGTTATGGGACCTGAaacaacacgagagaatacacacgggggagaagccataccactgctcccagtgtggaaggtGTTTCAGTCTGTCAGGAcacctgaaagctcatgagctaatacacacgggagagaagccttaccactgctcccagtgtggcaagtgtttcaACAGGTCAGGGGAGCTGAAAAgtcacgagagaatacacacaggggaaaagccttaccactgctcccagtgtggaaagtgttttaaCAAGTTGGGGggcctgaaacaacatgagagaatacacacgggggagaagccttaccactgctcccagtgtggaaagtttTTCTGCTGGTCAGGGAATCTTAaaagacatgagagaatacacacaggggagatgcattaccactcctcccagggtgcaaaacttttgcccatttaggaagcctgaaagaacacGAGACAGAGGAGAAGGCTTACCACTGCCCgcattgtggaaagagttttaaccagaAAAACAACCTAAAACAACCTGATCCAACACGAGAAAATACACAGAGGGGAGATTACCACTCctgaatccacacaggagagagaaatgacTTCTCTTAGCAtgtatattgatatttcacatctCATTGACTCACAActcatcagagaacatacacagtgctcccattgtcttatattgttgactgaTAATGTGTTGACCTGTTTTTACcatatgaaattgcttcttccaattattgagtaacatgtacctgttaagaaactgactgttagaactgttaaggttccatggattgatgaggaatttaaaaaactGTATGTTTGAAAGAGATGTGGCAAAATGAGTAGcgaataagtctggctgcacatctggctGGCTTATGTAcggcaaattgagaaattatgtgaccaaactcaacaaaaataataaaCTTTATTAGGAAGCCAATATCAATTATATGAAGAATTATGAAAAAAAAAACGTAGCTCTTAGCAAcctgttggaaaaaattgtgtttgaacaaatacaatgctatatttctgtaaacaaatgaacaacagactttcagcatgcttacagagaagggcactcaacatgtactgcactaacacaaatgactgatgattggttgagagaaattgataacaagaagattgtgggagattgtggttagatttcagtgcagcctttgatattattgaccataacctgttgtttaagaatgtgtgtgctatggcttttcaacctctgccataatgtggattcagagctatctatctaatagaactcagagggtttttaatggaagcttctctaatgtcaaacatatgAAGTGTGATGTACCGCAGgacagctctctaggccctctactcttttctatttttaccaatggcctgccactggcattaaacaaagcatgtgtgtccatgtatgctgatgattcaactatATAAGCTaccagcaaccacagctaatgaagtcactaaaACCATTAACAAatagttgcagtctgttttggaatgcgtGGCCAGTAATAATCTGGTCCTGAACCTCTCTAAAACTAAGatcattgtatttggtacaaatcattccttaagttctagacctcagctgaatctggtaatgaattgtgtagctgttgaacaagttgaggagactaaattacttggcattaccttagattataaactgtcatggtcaaaacatatagattcaatggttgtaaagctggggagaggtctagccataataaagagatgctctgcttttttgacactactctccacaaagcaagttctgcaggctctagttttgtctaatcttgattattgtccagtcgtgtggtccagtgctgcaaggaaagacctagtaaagctgcagctggcccagaacagaacggctgtcatgccctggccatagagaagctttcattctctattttggttaggccagggtgtgactagggtgggcattctatgttcctttttctgtgtttttgtatttctttgttttggccgagtgtggttcccaatcggaggcagctgtctatcgttgtctctaattgggaatcatatttaggcagcctttttccacctgtgtttttggggtatttgttttctgtatagttgatttgccttacagaactgtttgttcttctctttattattttgttggaatgttttttgattaaataaaaatcatgaacacttaccacgctgcgctttggtccatgcCTTCCGACGAGAAATATCTTAAATATTACAATGACCCTTTCAAAGACAAACATCCCCCGGACCTCCCCCTATAACTATTTTTAAAAGGGTAAAATGATCTGTTTTCTATAGCATTAAGGTCAGGGTGTTGTGatgcccactccaataccttgactttgttgtccttaagccattttgccacaactttggaagtatgcttggcgtcattgtccatttggaagacccatttgcgaccaagctttaacttcctgactgatgtcttgagatgttgcttcaatatatccacataattttccatcctcatgatgccatatattttgtgaagtgcaaccagtccctcctgcagcaaaccacccccacaacacaatgctgtcacccccgtgcttcactgttgggatggtgttctccggcttgcaagccacccccctttttcctccaaacggtcattatggacaaaccgttctatatttgtttcatcagaataGAGGACTTTTCtacaaaagtacaatctttgtccccatgtgcagttgcaaaccgtagtctgcctttttttatgggggttttggagcagtggcttcttccttactgagcggcctttcaggttatgttgatatatgactcgttttactgtggctatagatacttttgtacctgtttcctccagcatcttcacaaggtcctttgctgttgttctgggattgatttgcacttttcgcaccaaagcacgttcatctctaggcgacagaacaaatcaaatcaaatacacatggttagcagatgttaatgcgagtgtagcgaaatgcttgtgcttctagttccgacaatgcagtaataaccaacaagtaatctagctaacaattccaaaactactaccttatagacacaagtgtaaggggatatgtacataaagatatgagtgagtgatggtacagagcggcataggcaagatacatgagatgagtatgtaaacaaagtggcatagttaaagtggctagtgatacatgtattacataaagatgcagtagatgatatagagtacagtatatacatatacacgtcttcttcctgagcggtatgacggctgcgtggtcccatggtgtgtatacttgcatactattatttgtacagatgaacgtggtaccttcaggcatttggaaattgctcccaaggatgaaccagacttgtggaggtctatattCCTTCatcggaggtcttggctgatttcttttgattttccaattatgtcaagcaaagaggcattgagtttgaaggtaggccttgaaatacatccacgggtacaactccaattgactcaaatgtcaattagaataatcagaagcttctaaagccatgacaattttctggaattttccaagctgtttattaaaaggcacagtcaacttagtgcatgtaaacttctgacccactggaatggtgatacagtaattataagtgaaataatctgtctaaacaattgttggaaaaattacttgtgtcattcacaaagtagaagtcctaactgacttgccaaaactatagtttgttaacctcttgtgcagggggcagtattttcacctccggatgaaaagcgtgcccaaattaataacctcttagagctaccccctactttgtgcaattgcCGCCTGAAGATATACCCTAATCTAAcggcctgtagctcaggcccagaggcaaggatatgcatattcttggtaccatttgaaaaaaaaaacactgaagtttgtgtaaatgtgaattgaatgtaggagaatataacacaaatctggtagaagaaaatacaaggaaataaacagACGTTTTTCTGTTATTTTAATGTTGTCGCATCTTTAAAATAaacaagaacagccaaacattCAGTTATGATACTGGGGCTAATTTCAAATAAGAACATAAGTAGGCAACAGTATTTGACCAAAGTTTCAGACAGATACCTCTAGGAATGACTGAGGCACATGCCATTgggcatgaagtcacccaggtgtccctcaCAAGTTTCCCAAATGTACCGAATTGGAACATCgatgcaaataactatatacaaaaatacccccaaaaatatattggAAAAATTGAAGAAAAAAATTTAAAATACCAAAATTTTAAAtgaataattacatttttttttaaataacaagggtaactatttacacgtTCAATGTTCAATAATGTGAAGACCCTCTACACAATATTGCGCTGCTGATGCCAtagcccatagcagtctctttctgctgtgaaGCAGAGGGTCACTGAACAGGTGGTGCAGCCGACAGAGGATTTCTTTTTGCAAAGAGCACAACGAAGCCTCCTTACTAAGCCCCTTTTGCACTCATTCCTGCCTGCAATAAGGAATTTAAGCATGTGCACACCACTGGTTgaaggagcagaagggacagaggttCCCTTCCTCCGCTTCTTTGTCACCGGCTCCACACCTCTTGATGGCCGGGCGGGGGTAGGTGTGGTGCCGGAGACAGCAGGGGTCCGGCTGGATggaccagcttcagtgggggatttGCACCTTGGCAGTATGGGCTCCCAATCAGAATCGCTGGGACTgtgaaataaagacaaaacagacACAGATTATATATAGAGTAAGTAAACATCCACTAAGGTGAGGTGTTGTATTTTATCTAAACATGGAATGGACATGTaaaaatatatgtaatatatacagacacacagatacacccaCAATGTAGAGCAATGCTTACTTTATACTTATGTGTACTTTATATTTCATGTCATATTTTATATCTggcaaaaaatataaaaatatctgAAACAACTCAAATGAATAATATTTAATATGattcatttcaaacaacgttaCTCACCAATCCAACACAGAATCTTCTCCATTTAGAGTCAAAAGAATAGTCACTGTCTGGTCTGACTCATCTTGTAGTAATTCACTGTCACTATCTCTATCAATCTCATCAATGATATCGTGTAGATCTGTATACTTTGTCTTCGATTTTAAAGATTTACTTGCCATAATTCTTCTCTGAAATGCTGCACGTAACCAGCGTGGCCTCGTAGAGTTTTCAATGGCGAATGGTTGTGTCTATACGCTTGAGTTTCCCACAAACAATAGTCTTCCTGGATAGAACCATCACATGTTGTCGTTTACCtgagctcattggctatctacccagctagatttcaagacgatcagtggtcattggtccaaaatacagtcaatcaacgaagaACCGATCACATCATTGGTGCGCAATTAGGTCATTGTTTGCCGTGTTCAAATCAGTTCCTTTTGGTCATTATGTCCCGGAAAAGAACCATGAAGTGTGGTTGTTTTACTAACAAACAGAGGaatgcaatgaaaccaaacatgactcgATAAACGTCCGTTTAGATTGAGTAATTACATCGAACGTTACGTCCAAAGTTGAAGGACACTGAATTTACGACAAGCCGTTTACAAAATGTTTcctgttaggctataaaaatggattatATCGAACAAAACGACACTATTGTTTTGTCGTGACCTTTAGTGTTGCCaaaagaagaagatcttcaaaaggtaaTTGATGAATTGTATTGCTATTTCTGATCAATAATCACATTTGCAGTAAAGCTTTTTGAATTCTGACATGGTGGCTAGATTAACCAGAGGTTTAGctttcatttggtgtattgcacttctGATTTAAttgaagttaaatatttataataatgacaTTTCGGGCAATTTCTGTTGAAACGTTTCCCTAGAGGAACGCCTGTCCTAGACAGGTTtttaaactgtctgctactcaggtcCATAAGCTAgggtatgcatataattagtagatttgggtagaaaactaaagtttccaaaaattaaaataatgtctgcgagtataacagaatggatatggcaggtgaaaacgaggaaaatccaaccaggaaggaCTATTATtatgaaaggctgtttttccattgaaagcctatccaccaaaCAAAGACTTAAGACATAGCAGAGACACCCATAACCACATCAGCTGGTCTTATCAATGGATTAAAGTAAATGTTTTCCAGGCAAGGGGTCGCTGAGGTCCTGGTTACAGATAACGCTCCCCAGTTCTCTGCAAGCTCCTTTTCTGCTTTTGCCGCAGAATATGACTTCATACATGTGACCAGTAGCCCCTACCATGCGCAGAGTAATGGTGAGGcagagagagctgtgaaagcaGTCAAGGGACTGCTGAAAAAAGAACAAGGATCCATACAGGGCTCTGTTAGCTTACAGAGTTACACCACTGCATTATGGGCCGTCGCCTGCCGAGCTCCTGATGGGCAGGAGGCTGCGTTCCCCATTGCCTGTCTCGCCGGCTCAGCTTAAACCCCGATGGCCTAACAGGAAGGCCTTCGCTGAGAGGGACAAACGGCTGAAACAAACGCAAACTGGAGACTTTAAATTGGAGACACCGTGCTAAGGAGAGGCCAGAGCTGACCGAAGGTCAACGTGTGTGGATTACAAACTCAAAGACACCAGCAATAGTGCTGAGGAAAGCGGATGCCCCACGCTCCTATGTGGTGGACACAGGCTCAGAAGAGGTACGAAGGAACAAAACACACCTCAGAGCTCTTCCAGATCTACCAGCCACACAGACTGAGGCCACAGAAAATGCACAaaaagagggtgaaggagagagaatgctCAGAGCCAAAAGCGCACCCAGAAAGGGATGTGAAGCCACCAGTGGCTGAAAGACTATGTTACGTGGAGAAAACATACTGCTGGGGAACATACCCAGCAAAAAGAGACTGTACCTAAGTTAATGTTCATACTGTGTGATTGAATGCTTTCATACGGTTTCAGGATGGGAATTAGCATGTTAGAGAATAATACTGGTTTCCAAATTGCATTTCAGTTATGCTTCAGTGATTATGCATGTTGAGTTCTTGTTCATGGGAGAGGGGAAGATGTAGTAGGATGTCCCTTGGGGGTATCCGTACCTATGTAGGACATGCGAGGGTTAGGTTAATAAACAGGCTGGAGCTAGAACCTCGTTGTCGCGCGTCCTTATTTTAGATCATACTACAGTTTGacctgtttctacaaacttttattgtactttaaAAAAACTTTTTGTCTGGACTTTGTGCCCGCACCTTGTGCATTCGGATTACTGGACTAAACGTGCGAACAAAAAGGTTTTTTTTtggtcataaagagggacattatcgaacaaaacaaacatttatcgtttaacatggagacctgggagtgacACCAGATGATcagaggtaagtgattaattttaatcgctatttctgacttttgtgacacctctccttggttggaaaatggctgtatggttctgTGGCTAGGGGCTGACCTAACaattgtttggtgtgctttcgccgtaaagcctatttgaaacagGACAAtatggctggatttacaacaagtttatatttaaaatggtgtataatacttgtatgtttgaggaattttaattatgggatttctgttgtttttaatctggcgccctgcaatttcactggctgttgtcgaggtgggacgcacttgtaccagagaggttaacaagaaatttgtggagtggttgaaaaacgagttttaaggactccaaactaagtgtatgtaaactttgactgtgtgtgtgtgtgtgtgtgtatatataaataaatatgcaaccatttaaacaactgcattagcatgagaagtAAAAACTTGTTTTACTTACTCAAAACTCTGGTCACTCGCAGAGTCCTCATCCATTCCTTCTGTGTCACTCTGTTGGTCAATTTCTGCAATAATATCATCAAAATGATTATACTTGGACTGAGATTTAGCTTTTCCACTCTTAGTAACCATGTTTAACTTTTTCAGACTTGAGAAGTCTGTAGAAGAGAACGAACTGCTGTGAAACGTAAACTACCGTGCATCTGGTTTCCTTTCACCAGAGAATGAACTCTGTTGTGCACAGCTCTAGCATGATGGCTGTTTGTCCTACAAACGGCGTTCACATACTGCTGGAaatcccagctcattggctatctagcgaGGTTTCAAAACGATAGGTGGTCATTGGTCCAAGACCCTTCATGGGCTAATTCAGGTCTTGTATAGCCAATACGTAATGTAGAATTATGAAACATGTTTGGTTGCCTTCTAGAGTGTCTGAGGATTGCACAGAAACCCAACTTGACCGTGTTAAGCTATGTTTGATTGCTAACAAAATTTGATTTCATAAAATTGTTTTGTTGCAAGTTGAAAGAGTCGGAATTCATGCAGAATGCTGTTTACAAAACGGATCGTGTTAGGATATACATGTCCTTTTGTCAATTAGAATAACATTACAtttatcataaatacagtgtagacattgcgaATGTTGTAGCGGAAAATGGCAGATTATctacatagaggcccattatGATCTATACAGAGGCCTATTATTAtctatacagaggcccattattatctatacagaggcccattattatctatacagaggcccattattatctatACAGAGGCCCACtattatctacagaggcccattattatctacacagaggcccattattatctacatagaggcccattattatctacatagaggcccattattatctacatagaGGTCCATTATTatcaaccatcagtcctgtgttccaatggcacgttgtgttagctaatccaagttttatcattttaaaatgcgaATTGAACATTAGAAAacgcttttgcaattatgttagcacagctgaaaactgttgttctgattaaagaagcaataaaactggcctcctgtagaccagttgagtatctggagcatcagcatttgtggcttTGATTgtcaatgttattttaatggaccaaaaaaatatattttctttcaaaaacaaggacatttctaagtgaccccaaacttttcaacggtagtgtatatatagaaatacatgtttaaaatTTGCACCAATTGATTGGTGAAAAGAACAGGTGGCTAAAGTCAAACAAGATTTGTATTAGTCGGGGACAGCCCCACTGGTAAAAGATACTAGTCCATCTTcatgtcaactaacagaactctgctggttgtcctggtaacagataccagtgggaaGATCTATTATATTTGTtaaaactaaactacagcacttactttgatgagtcaaatctgatcctttcatctcttctcctcctctcacagttccactcagccctgttgttttcctgcagtccaccagcagcacagacaacctcttcatacccagcagtaaggtgctaccgggaGAGGTACGACAcggggactccgggagggaggaggggctagcgttgtcctggtaaccataaagaggggacacagacgcaTATCATTATGGAAGCTGATGTCACTGTTgaaaaagtgctttacagaagcCCAGACCAGACCCTGAGAGCAAGCTGTATgttagaccagaccaagctgtaccatctggtgttctgatctggagagactcttctctacttcgtcagcatcaggatgttgttgaggctccccagaggatccacaatAGTCATGTCTGTCTCCTGCGTGAATGAGAACATCAAAAATATGGTAAACTTATCTACTTCTATTGCAATCACAGAGTCTTACAGGAGGAATGAATACATATCTAAAAGGGGACTAAATTAGCCActttaattgtgttttttatattgtttgtgatcagtggtgtaaagtacttcagtaaaaatactttaaagtactatttaagtaGCTTTCTGgggaatctgtactttactatttttgactaattgtacttttacttcactacgtacataaagaaaatgtactttttactccatacatttccctgacacccaaaagtactcattacatttcaaaggcttagcaggacaggaaaatggtccaattcactcactaatcaagagaacatccctggtaatcattactggctctgatctggcggactcactaaacacacgttTCAATTGTATATTGTCAGagagttggagtgtgtccctggctatccgtcaataaaataaaaacaaacaagaaaatggcaccatctggtttgcttaatataaggaatttgaaatgatttatatacTTTTGATAGTTCAGTATAttttaacttttactcaagtagtattttactgggtgactcacttttacttggctacttttcccaccactgtgatgcaaatgtaaaagggCCGTTCCACAAAATGGGTGCATTTTGCGTCcacttgatattttaagtagaaatgcactgtatattatattttAAAACCCGGCTATACTAGAATaagtgcactttaatatagaccacatagaGAATTCAATAAATCCATTTTTGAAGTTCCAAAAATATATGTACCGATGGCAGATTGCCCCTTAATaaacaattcctacagtactgaacaacatattcaagtgtagaacttcaggataatgcccctttaaaaacaactgcatagtttgtgcccgtttttaagacagtactcactggtggtAATCGGATCTTCAGTCTCATttttcactcccaaaacgtcttcctcttTTATTGAGATATCCTCCTCTTTTACTCCAAAAgggtcttcctcctctttcaaTTTTACGGCATCTTCCTCCTTTTTGATTCTGAAAGCTTCTACCTCTTTTTCCACTTTGACAACCTCGTTCCCATAttcctctttcactgtaatatcatcCTCTTGTTTCAATGTGATAGCCTCCTTATTCATTCTTCAAGCTTCTTTGCCTCCTTTCACCAGTTTCTTTCTCCGTCTAGATTAGTGAGTTTATGCTCCGGGAGATTAGCCTAATGCAGTATCAATGTAACACATTTGATAATTTAACAAGCAAATTACGTTTAAATGAACCAGTAGATATGTAAACCGAATTATGTTTAAAACACTAAGAGTAATATACGCAAGATTGGTCTAAAGAGCTCCAATGTGCACAGCGTGGTTAAATCAGAAGCCTTTTGTCGCCGTTGAAGAAGCCTCCtgtcccgtccactagattatacgtcacgtaggaagcatcacctgaaaaattcatatcgccatctgctgactggagt
Proteins encoded in this window:
- the LOC118947707 gene encoding uncharacterized protein LOC118947707, which codes for MNKEAITLKQEDDITVKEEYGNEVVKVEKEVEAFRIKKEEDAVKLKEEEDPFGVKEEDISIKEEDVLGVKNETEDPITTRDRHDYCGSSGEPQQHPDADEVEKSLSRSEHQMDNASPSSLPESPCRTSPGSTLLLGMKRLSVLLVDCRKTTGLSGTVRGGEEMKGSDLTHQKIDQQSDTEGMDEDSASDQSFDPSDSDWEPILPRCKSPTEAGPSSRTPAVSGTTPTPARPSRGVEPVTKKRRKGTSVPSAPSTSGVHMLKFLIAGRNECKRGLVRRLRCALCKKKSSVGCTTCSVTLCFTAERDCYGLWHQQRNIV